In Phlebotomus papatasi isolate M1 chromosome 1, Ppap_2.1, whole genome shotgun sequence, the following proteins share a genomic window:
- the LOC129797964 gene encoding ABC transporter G family member 23: MMDAENEGIPPASGSRQDDQNGWAARRRQFMSQPSTVATRRLQAVCVRRACKNYGPKKNPNVILDSLNMTVPKGVIYGLLGASGCGKTTLLSCIVGRRRLNSGEIWVVGGHPGSRGSGVPGPRVAYMPQELALYGEFTLRETFTFFGWVNGMTTKAIDERMDFLIKLLQLPHHSSFVKNLSGGQQRRMSLAATLLHDPELLILDEPTVGVDPVIRQNIWDHLVEITRPGQKTVIITTHYIQETRQAHLIGLMRGGKLLAEESPDNLLQQFNCVSLEDVFLKLAVIQNMGKRRRSSIAQEVVQQIPVPAISNPALDISDEDKCEISGEFGDNISMSSRGRDVVTPDPINIRIPEVEVPPRSFTDNFKVFKAHHMKTLMWKNFLWMWRNVGIMAFIIGLPLVQIILFCYAVGKDPKDLKLAISNNELSASMETDCPIITGCNVTFLSCRYLQYLDDRNLDIKIYGSDSEAKDSVRRGKAWGALSFPSNYSMALMERVEAGRFAEDAILDEATMSVTMDMSNQQIGHLIYRDIQYAFFDFIRDILIACDLNPSIGTVPVRFNDPVYGTRDPDFTDFAAPGVILTIIFFLSVALTSGAMLIERNEGMLERYLVSGITGVEILFSHVATQFIIMVGQSLLVILFAFTLFGLTLNGDVALVIILVILNGLCGMCFGFVVSCACDTERTATYMALGSFLPIVMLCGIIWPIEGMSTGLKLVAVLLPLTYPTESLRSMLQKGWGIAKLEVYFGFVTVLVWIAVFLTLSILLLKFKKG, translated from the exons ATGATGGATGCCGAGAATGAGGGAATCCCGCCAGCCAGTGGCAGCAGGCAGGATGATCAGAATGGTTGGGCTGCCAGGAGGCGACAGTTCATGTCACAACCATCCACAGTGGCCACCAGACGACTTCAGGCTGTTTGCGTCCGAAGGGCGTGTAAGAACTATGGCCCCAAGAAGAATCCCAATGTGATATTGGACTCTCTAAATATGACAGTGCCCAAAGGAGTCAT TTATGGCTTGTTGGGTGCATCCGGCTGTGGCAAGACGACGCTGCTGTCCTGCATTGTTGGTCGCCGCCGTCTCAACTCTGGGGAAATATGGGTGGTGGGTGGGCATCCGGGATCTCGGGGATCGGGAGTTCCTGGACCCAGAGTAGCATATATGCCGCAGGAATTGGCTCTCTATGGTGAATTCACTCTTCGGGAGACGTTTACCTTCTTCGGCTGGGTCAATGGGATGACCACAAAGGCCATCGATGAGCGAATGGATTTCCTCATCAAACTCCTCCAGTTGCCACATCACTCCAGTTTCGTGAAGAATCTCAGTGGTGGTCAGCAAAGAAGAATGAGTTTAGCAGCAACTCTTCTCCATGATCCTGAGCTGCTCATTCTGGACGAACCTACAGTGGGTGTTGATCCAGTAATTAGGCAAAATATATGGGATCATCTAGTGGAGATCACAAGACCAGGACAAAAGACTGTGATCATAACGACGCACTATATCCAGGAGACACGTCAAGCCCATTTAATTGGTCTAATGCGTGGCGGGAAGTTGCTGGCTGAAGAATCTCCCGACAATCTTCTACAGCAATTCAACTGTGTTTCCCTCGAGGATGTATTCCTCAAGCTGGCCGTGATACAGAATATGGGCAAGCGCCGGCGATCCTCCATTGCCCAGGAAGTTGTTCAGCAGATCCCTGTGCCAGCCATTTCTAATCCCGCTCTCGATATCTCCGACGAAGACAAGTGCGAAATCTCCGGAGAGTTTGGAGATAACATCTCAATGTCATCAAGAGGAAGAGACGTAGTTACCCCAGATCCCATCAACATTCGCATCCCCGAGGTCGAAGTACCGCCAAGATCTTTCACCGATAACTTTAAGGTGTTCAAGGCCCATCATATGAAGACCCTGATGTGGAAGAACTTCCTCTGGATGTGGCGAAATGTAGGCATAATGGCATTCATCATTGGCCTGCCTTTGGTACAAATTATCCTGTTTTGCTATGCCGTCGGCAAAGACCCCAAGGACCTCAAGCTTGCCATATCCAACAATGAACTCTCTGCCAGCATGGAAACCGACTGTCCCATTATCACTGGCTGCAATGTGACTTTCCTCAGCTGTCGCTACCTCCAATATCTCGATGATCGAAATCTCGATATCAAGATTTACGGATCAGACTCCGAAGCAAAGGATTCTGTGAGAAGAGGCAAAGCATGGGGTGCTCTGAGCTTCCCCTCGAATTACTCAATGGCTCTAATGGAACGTGTAGAAGCTGGTCGATTTGCAGAAGACGCAATTCTCGATGAAGCCACCATGTCCGTCACAATGGACATGTCAA ATCAACAAATTGGCCATTTAATCTACCGTGACATCCAATATGCATTTTTTGACTTCATCCGGGATATCCTAATAGCATGTGACTTGAATCCCAGCATCGGTACTGTGCCTGTTCGTTTCAATGATCCCGTGTATGGCACACGAGACCCGGATTTTACCGACTTTGCCGCACCTGGAGTCATTCTAAC aatCATATTTTTCCTGTCGGTGGCCCTCACGTCTGGAGCAATGCTAATAGAGCGGAATGAGGGTATGTTGGAGCGGTACTTAGTATCCGGGATTACTGGAGTGGAAATCCTCTTCTCGCACGTCGCCACGCAGTTTATTATAATGGTGGGTCAGTCACTGCTGGTGATTCTGTTTGCCTTCACCCTCTTTGGTCTCACCCTAAACGGTGATGTGGCCCTTGTGATCATCCTCGTCATCCTCAATGGTCTCTGTGGCATGTGCTTTGGATTTGTGGTGTCCTGTGCTTGTGACACCGAACGCACAGCCACTTATATGGCCCTTGGGAGTTTCTTGCCAATTGTCATGCTCTGCGGAATTATCTGGCCCATTGAGGGCATGTCCACAGGGCTGAAGTTGGTGGCTGTGCTCCTGCCACTAACCTACCCCACTGAATCTCTGCGGAGTATGCTGCAGAAGGGCTGGGGTATCGCCAAGCTGGAAGTCTACTTTGGTTTCGTAACAGTTCTCGTGTGGATTGCTGTCTTCCTCACGCTCAGTATTCTTCTGCTTAAGTTCAAGAAGGGCTGA